From the genome of Halomonas sp. I5-271120, one region includes:
- a CDS encoding TRAP transporter substrate-binding protein: MKNVTPIKSSALKPFALKALTAAVLGSMAFGAQAAEYEWTFQTSETSGEPQFELKKAWAENVNTMSGGRIEIEILPVNAVVGATETLQAVSANILQGHMTDPSYFSGQNPAFGMMGNLVGAWGDPVEFLDYMNYAGGEDIYNELAEPYGVHLIGAAATGLEALPSKRPIRSVEDLEGLKLRAPQGMVYNIFEKAGATPVNLPGSEVYTALEKGVIDAADYTVFATNYDQGLYEFAPYPNYPGFHSLPMVAISLNKDIWDGLPADLKAILETSVDSMSYEMVAMLKARDLAAVKKVNEDPNIEIIDMPAEERAKFRNIAKEEWAVWAEKNEITQKYYDSVVSYLQDHNLM, translated from the coding sequence ATGAAAAACGTCACGCCTATCAAGTCTTCCGCTCTCAAGCCTTTCGCCCTCAAGGCCCTGACGGCGGCCGTGCTCGGCTCCATGGCTTTCGGCGCCCAGGCGGCAGAATACGAATGGACCTTCCAGACCTCGGAGACCTCCGGTGAGCCGCAGTTCGAGCTCAAGAAGGCCTGGGCCGAGAACGTCAACACCATGTCCGGCGGTCGTATCGAGATCGAGATTCTGCCGGTCAACGCCGTGGTCGGGGCGACCGAAACCCTGCAGGCGGTGAGTGCCAACATCCTCCAGGGCCACATGACCGACCCGAGCTACTTCTCCGGTCAGAACCCGGCCTTCGGCATGATGGGCAATCTGGTGGGCGCCTGGGGCGACCCGGTGGAGTTTCTTGACTACATGAATTACGCCGGCGGCGAGGACATCTACAACGAGTTGGCCGAGCCCTACGGTGTGCACCTGATTGGTGCGGCTGCCACTGGCCTCGAGGCACTGCCCTCCAAGCGCCCGATTCGCTCCGTCGAAGACCTCGAAGGTCTCAAGCTGCGTGCGCCTCAGGGGATGGTTTACAACATCTTCGAGAAGGCCGGCGCCACGCCGGTCAACCTGCCGGGGTCCGAGGTTTATACCGCTCTCGAGAAGGGCGTGATCGACGCCGCCGACTACACGGTCTTTGCCACCAACTACGACCAGGGTCTCTACGAGTTCGCGCCTTATCCGAACTATCCGGGCTTCCACTCGCTGCCGATGGTGGCGATTTCGCTCAACAAGGACATCTGGGACGGCCTGCCGGCTGATCTGAAGGCCATCCTCGAGACCTCCGTCGACAGCATGTCCTATGAAATGGTGGCCATGCTCAAGGCGCGGGATCTCGCGGCGGTGAAGAAGGTGAACGAGGATCCGAACATCGAGATTATCGACATGCCGGCCGAAGAGCGTGCCAAGTTCCGCAATATCGCCAAGGAAGAGTGGGCGGTCTGGGCCGAGAAGAACGAGATCACCCAGAAGTACTACGACTCCGTGGTCAGCTATCTGCAGGACCATAACCTGATGTAA
- a CDS encoding FadR/GntR family transcriptional regulator: MGQAPSTTSSRATRPDIAEQLAEAIFGGVYAPGDFVPKELDLCATYGVSRSTVRSALQSLVAAGMIKRISGQGSRVQELAQWHLLDPRVSDWMARFAQPNPRIRQEIFAFRVAVEPFVARLAAEHATAADLNEIETAYLGMIKALESPDHCHQDVSHDDHDVAFHEAIFAATHNLLWSQISHVLKPAIALLVETSNHSADELQDSMERHRQLMEAIRLRRPEEAEQAALRVLERTGLDLGIDSIFATPLSHLRLPGALPPAS, encoded by the coding sequence ATGGGCCAAGCACCTTCCACTACAAGCAGTCGCGCCACGCGGCCGGATATCGCCGAACAGCTGGCCGAGGCCATCTTCGGCGGTGTCTATGCGCCGGGCGACTTCGTGCCCAAGGAGCTCGACCTCTGCGCGACCTATGGCGTGAGCCGCAGTACCGTGCGCAGCGCTCTGCAGTCTCTGGTAGCCGCCGGCATGATCAAGCGCATCTCGGGGCAGGGTAGTCGCGTCCAGGAGCTGGCGCAGTGGCATCTGCTGGATCCAAGGGTCAGCGACTGGATGGCGCGGTTCGCCCAGCCGAACCCGCGCATCCGTCAGGAGATTTTCGCTTTCCGGGTAGCGGTGGAGCCTTTCGTGGCTCGCCTGGCAGCGGAGCATGCCACTGCCGCCGATCTGAACGAGATCGAGACCGCTTATCTGGGCATGATCAAGGCGCTGGAGTCGCCCGACCATTGCCATCAGGACGTCAGTCATGACGATCACGACGTGGCCTTCCATGAAGCGATCTTCGCGGCCACACACAACCTGCTGTGGTCTCAGATCAGCCATGTGCTCAAGCCGGCGATTGCGCTACTGGTCGAGACCTCGAACCACAGCGCCGACGAGTTGCAGGACAGCATGGAACGCCATCGTCAACTGATGGAGGCCATTCGTCTGCGTCGCCCCGAAGAGGCCGAGCAGGCCGCTCTGCGCGTTCTCGAACGCACCGGGCTGGATCTGGGCATCGATAGCATCTTTGCCACGCCGCTTTCTCATTTGCGCCTTCCGGGTGCATTGCCGCCCGCGTCATGA
- the glyA gene encoding serine hydroxymethyltransferase — translation MFSRDMQIAGFDDALLEAMQKETARQEAHIELIASENYASPRVMEAQGSQLTNKYAEGYPGKRYYGGCEYVDIVEQLAIDYAKELFGASYANVQPHSGSQANGAVFQALVKPGDTILGMSLDAGGHLTHGAKPNFSGKHYEAIQYGLDDSGLIDYEEVARLAREHKPKMIIAGFSAYSQIIDWAKFREIADEVGAYLLVDMAHVAGLVAAGVYPTPLPHAHVVTTTTHKTLRGPRGGLILSAEGNADIEKKLQSAVFPGGQGGPLEHVIAAKAICFKEAMEPGFKAYQQQVVKNAQVMAKVFIERGFDIVSGGTEDHLFLLSLIKQGLTGKDADAALGRAHITVNKNAVPGDPQSPFVTSGLRIGTPAVTTRGFGETECRDLATWICDILDAMVSGDSSAVESEVQAKVEAVCARFPVYRD, via the coding sequence ATGTTCAGCCGTGACATGCAGATTGCCGGATTCGATGATGCTCTGCTTGAGGCGATGCAGAAGGAAACTGCTCGCCAGGAAGCGCATATCGAACTGATCGCTTCCGAAAACTACGCCAGCCCGCGAGTGATGGAAGCGCAGGGCTCGCAGCTGACCAACAAGTATGCGGAAGGCTATCCGGGCAAGCGCTACTACGGCGGCTGCGAGTATGTCGACATCGTCGAGCAGTTGGCCATCGATTACGCCAAGGAGCTGTTCGGGGCAAGCTATGCCAACGTTCAGCCGCACTCCGGCTCCCAGGCCAACGGCGCAGTCTTCCAAGCGTTGGTCAAGCCGGGTGATACCATCCTCGGCATGAGCCTCGACGCCGGTGGTCACCTGACTCACGGTGCCAAGCCGAACTTCTCGGGCAAGCACTACGAAGCCATCCAGTACGGTCTCGACGACAGCGGCCTGATCGATTACGAGGAGGTCGCGCGCCTGGCGCGCGAGCACAAGCCGAAGATGATCATCGCCGGCTTCTCCGCCTATTCCCAGATCATCGACTGGGCCAAGTTCCGCGAGATCGCCGACGAAGTGGGCGCCTACCTGTTGGTCGATATGGCCCACGTGGCTGGCCTGGTCGCTGCCGGTGTCTACCCGACGCCGCTGCCGCATGCCCACGTGGTTACCACCACCACCCACAAGACCCTGCGCGGCCCGCGCGGCGGCCTGATCCTGTCCGCCGAAGGCAATGCCGATATCGAGAAGAAGCTGCAGTCTGCCGTCTTCCCGGGCGGCCAGGGTGGCCCGCTCGAGCACGTCATCGCCGCCAAAGCGATCTGCTTCAAGGAAGCCATGGAGCCGGGCTTCAAGGCCTACCAGCAACAGGTGGTCAAGAACGCCCAGGTCATGGCCAAGGTCTTCATCGAGCGCGGCTTCGACATCGTGTCCGGCGGCACCGAGGATCACCTTTTCCTGCTGTCGCTGATCAAGCAGGGCCTGACCGGCAAGGACGCGGACGCCGCTCTGGGCCGTGCCCATATCACCGTCAACAAGAACGCCGTGCCGGGCGACCCGCAGAGCCCGTTCGTCACGTCCGGCCTGCGCATCGGCACGCCGGCTGTCACTACCCGCGGCTTTGGTGAGACCGAATGCCGTGATCTAGCCACTTGGATCTGTGACATCCTAGACGCCATGGTCAGCGGTGATTCCAGCGCCGTCGAATCCGAGGTTCAGGCCAAGGTCGAAGCGGTTTGCGCCCGTTTCCCGGTCTATCGCGACTGA